TTTTACCATTTGTAAGTTCCATATTTTACATTCATGAATTAACTTCAAGTATTGCATAAGGTACAGTAAGCGCGCTTGAACTGCCCAGGCAGCGTACTGGTAGATAAGATAGCAACGTCAGTTATATAAAACAATAGATAAGATATTATATGATACTTAATATTTTTATCCATCTATTATGATAACGCTAGTCtttcatgattttatatttttgaacTGTGATTACCTAAATGTAGTTTCCTTTTTCTGTGATTTGTCTTCCCATTTCATACCATATTATTGTACACAAGGACAACAATGAAGATTAGAGATAATgtcttttttgtgtcatccttttTCACTACTGGATGTACATGCCATTAAAAGgctcatgaaattggccttaattttttcaaacatttttaacagagttttaacaggtcaccattaaattCACCTCTTTTTACTgtttaatggcattttcatgaccatagctttaatgccatatattaaaaagacatgaaataagtatattaaaaccctggtaaaatataccttgttaaaatgacattgagggccatgaaaagctgctaaaAATAAacgattaaaataatttaattggctCCTTAAAACCCCATGAAAATTTCTTAATTGGCATCAAATTAATGAGCCattaaaaagtaccccttaattttacattaattagtaaaaactaagagggtcattaatttttttaatactctatTAATGGCTGTTAATAagttaatggtctcattaaatatgtcagattcaattttaatgagtttgtaatattgtaatggtatatcaaattaagggccatgaaaatttaccACCAGAATTAGACAtcattaagataatcaacttcatattgagaTTTGCCTTATAGATTTAAACttcgtattactacacatgtaatagtatctatacatatgtactgttttgtaaaattctagaagaatatttgattccTTTCTTCtcattattttgttatgtaaacacatgtaacagccttgtacaaacatttgtcatattgtatcttcattctgtcatatgttcatatgaaatgagaaaataaatggatattgtattgtattgtgtcgTATTGAGAAGGgcttacaggtaccggtttaaaggttttactattaagatcaagtgaccatgtgggtagttttaactaaccaacatttttatacaaacattctaaccaagtttttattggtacagacattaggcgtcatgtgtattcaaaaagccactgttgatgacaatgtcagcacacaatgggcgatcacaatttagctctccttcagtactttgtgctcaggtgcatgcacttaaacagctaggagcaaatgtttgagggattgcaagTAGCtctccccaatcaagcgtaccacactctttgattcactGAAACGATGAAGCCATTGGTCTGCCCATGCCCCaagtgaatttaaatcagactgtaagtcttcacaatcatgtgtaatgttcacttctctataaaccttactTTAAATATAAACTGGTCTGAatacaactcataatgtaaattccttaccccacccactttcgtatacaaatgctgattttttggacaggaaaaacagaaaacagaaaagtgacatgcatcattacgtatttacccttaccaaaataatgtagattgatgttatcaaataaattagtatgttttcatccgactttcattgaaataaatccgattttttgtagaaacacaatttggcaaacaatTTGGCAAACAGAACTTAAGcttttaatgggcattaaatcacagttaagggccatgaataatcctgttaaattcaaaatatacagaatttcataattttttcaaagccattaacttttttagctaccaaaccaaatttttaacggcatgattcatggtcaaaatgggtgttttaatggtattttaacatgtaacccattaatattttgaaacatgtgaaataaagtgatgcaagaattaatggggttaattaacggtttttcctatttaaatggatattttacagggttttaaaccatgtttaatggtatgtgcatccagtagtgtttgTTATAATGTATATAACATGGCTTACTTAACATTCATACTTGTTCATTGTTATCTGTGCGTTGTTACATACACTGTAAACAGAAACCTACCGtatacctacctacctacctacctctCCCTCTCCCTCTCCCTCTCCCGCTCCCGCTCCCGCTCTCCCGCTCCCTCTCCCTCTCCCCCCCCCTCCAATCCAGTgtccaatcggtttccggatgataactcaaaaacgcttgggcctagggtcatgaaaattgataggggtgttggtcatcactagcagatgacccctattgattttgagatcagtaggtcaaaggtcaaggtcacagtgaccactTATGTctagtaaatgacccataattattgatttgatgtcagtacgtcaaacggCCAGTGCACAGTGAACAAATAATtgctgttccttgtgcagttactgaatgcatcaaggaaggacattttgtgttttacgagctcttgtttatctatCAGGACTATTATTCATTATGATTATAATTAAACCTGCCTCTGGTAAATATTGATAACTGTCAGTAAGCTTCTAATACACAAAGAGCAACAGTTAAATGTAGATCCAATTGTTTACCAACATATAGAATTCAGCAGCTATAAAAACAAACCAAGTGAGACAatctttgtataaaatgtgttaatCATCTTTAAATACTTCTTAAGAATTATTAGGTAAAGCAGCAGCTCAAGGCCAGAGATTTAAGATTGTGAACCCTAAAAACAGGcaaaatggaatatttatatCTTCCAGACTTCACagaaataagtttggaaatgcaCACGCAAAAATGTGAGGATTTATGAACTccatatacaaataaatgtaaacttAGTTTCACACAAAATACTGTGGAGTTGTAGAAAATGTGAAATTCAGACTATTAGGAAACAAAAgccaatatttctattaaatcataaaagattttaataaatattagtaTGAAAAGGAAGGGAAATTAATAATCTAAAAGATTATAACCTCATATTTCCTTTTAAGGGAGTTTCTTGGAAGCATATTTGTTTTAAAGAGAAATGATATTTCTGTCCACAGCAGAGTAAACAAGGTCTCGAGGCAGTAGTTTCTTAGCAACTTCCCACAATGCATTGTaagtacaacaacaacagcatGTCTGCAAAACCAGGAAGTCACTTGTTTCTAGTGATTTAAGAGGAATTACTGCTTATTTAACTTTATAAAGTAGGTGAGGCTGGGCTAATTCAAAAGTTTCAAGATCAAACTAGATAAAGAATTACTTAAATTAGCTTGTAACCTTATAAGAAAACCACAGTTAAGCTTGCAACCCCATTCAGTAAAGTAGGTCACTGTATCCTTAAATATTCCAATATCATTAGTTTTGTCGAAAATAAACTTTCAATTAACGATATCACTGACAGTTTGGCTTTGATTAAAGAATGCTTCAGAATATTACTGCAATTCAATGCCTTGCTTGTGTTACAGAGTCAGAATGTCAGACGGATCAGAGTTGAGGAACCCTCTCTATAGAAACTGGGTTAGGGCAGCTCTTGGTTTGAAGTATCTGCAACAAGGTCTAGCAGGCTTTGTCAACAACCTTTCAGATCAACGTCATCAAACACACCTTTATAGTTATCGTAAGGTCACGGGGTCACCTGCACATTCTTGTACCGAATGTACCGCCGACAATCTGCTACCAGAACATCCGAGGAAAACCTGTCTCCACAAATACCGATCTAAATGCTTCTGTAATAGTCCAGTAGGAAGACGATCATGTCCAAATAACTTCTGCAGTCgattttatgatttgattgttCTCGATCATGATGAAAGGAATCCAGTTTGGACCAATACTGACCCAAGCAGATGGCACAGCGATCACTGGTCATTTGCACGATGTTTTCTGGCTACAGTAGGGTACCATGACAAACTATCAGCAGCAGATACTGACGCAGCCGGTCTCCTGTCCATTCTCCAAAACAACATAGAATTCAGAGCTTCACTGGACAATGTCAGTAACTTTGAAATGGTGAGATATTTAAGATATTCATTATCATAACCATCAACATTGGTAATATTTCAACACGTGTCGGATTTTAAGTAAAGAAACTAAATGGATATCTATAAAAACAGCATAGTTTAGCGTAACCTAAAAGCAAGTCTTGACTGTTACATATGGGCAGGTTCGCTGGTCTGAGATAACACGATTGACTGTCAATTCAGATGTCCGAGTTCGAATCAAGTTCCGGGAACTAAACATTTCTTAGatgttcttgagtgtctcccacccgACTAGGAGGCCATTCCTGGCTCTTCACAGGAAAGAAGGCTTCGCGTTTATATGTGCTCTACATTGGCCACGTTAAAGAGCCGGGCAATTTAAGCACAAAAAGCTGCTAGGGTATTAAGTAAGCTGGATAATCCAGTATCTAAAcattctctctctctgttctagGGTCTTTGTTTTGCTCTTTCCCACTGGACAGATCGCTTGCTCCGTAAGATGTTTTCCGTCCCCCTTCGGCCACTGTTCGTTTCTCTGTATGCATGTCTGTACGTAAAGCATCTTTTGacttgtttttcataaaaatggtgCTATATAAGTTGGATATAATAATAAGCATCATGAAAaggtatatataaaaatataatgccAAGTATTATCTGCAAGATTTTGACTCCCTTCCAACAGACCGTCGAACAACGTCAATGTTTCCAAGTATGTCAAATACGCTGTAGCCACtgcccaaaatataaaaaaaaaatacttaaatgctTCATTAAAGATATTAATACAGGGTAAAATGTCCAATGAAATAAGTATTTACTTTTGTCATTTTATCGCAGGCAAGAAACACTCGAAATAATGTTGTACATTCAGCTActtttgaaattgaagaagaagAACTAGCTTCAATCATAGAACAGTTTATTGGAATATTGCAAGATAAGAAATCACTGATCAATGACGCTGGCGCCCAGCAAGCAGTCTATAATCTTGAAAAGGTACCTTTGTTTGCCAGGCAATATATTGGGTAATATTTTATATCGTATTGTGCCTTGTTTCTGCAATGTCGTGCTGGCTCTCCCGACAGAACGGCAACGCGGCAAATAAAttttgtcgtgttggcgcccaGCCAGAAACAAACCTCCATAATATTGACATATCGTTATGTATGAGCAGATTATAAAAGCTGGCTATGCTTCAGTTAGTCAAATGCAATACATAACTTTATATGATGTGTTCTATTATCTTGACTTactttcaaaaactgaattttaaatTAGCTTTTaactttaacaaataaaaattttgcaattgctatactgtaGAGTTTTCAAGAATTCCGAGGTGCCTAAATTCATACTGAATTTGTCATATCTAATGTTTGCAAATAATACATGTTAACAGTAAATCAAGCATGGTTCCAGTTTTTAATTAAGATGTAATATATGTGTCTACTTTTTAATCTTCTTACGCAATCAGCTAAAACGGGATGATGTTTACATAAGTTGTCAAAAAGGGGAAGAGCTCCGTAGAGAAGCTATGCAAGCCATTACAGAAAAGAAAGAGGAAGCTCTGAGAGAAATTGATCAAAAAACATTCGAGAGTCTCCAGGATATTGCAGAGGCAAAAAGTCAGGTTTGTTCACCTACAGTTTTGATTTAATAAGACAACGACAGGTTCAGGTACTACAGCCGTCCTCATAAATCGTAAAATGGTCACAAAGTAATAAAACTAATAACAATCTGCAGTACCTGAAATATATACAGTTTCCTGTTTTGCTTTGAATTGTGTACCATGTAATGGCCGGTGACATATAAACAACGTTTAGAAACGTAAGTGTCGAAATTCGTTAGCTCTCCTAacagcttttgtgatcgcccgtcatCTTGTTGTGTAATTTGTCATTCgtcaacagttttactgttaacACCCTAGTCGAAGTTGTAGCACaatggtcctttgggatcatgtagttcatttaacatatgtgtaatagtgttccgcttaagccggtgctagggggcgtgagaggtgttgcacatttcattacctctcatgaacagactcaatcaaaccgagtctgctattattcttcttggttgcattctttgcttccaagggatctttttacagattttattaatgaaacttggtcagaatggttaccttaataaaatctcGAGAGAATAAGATAATGGGTTATCTGTGGTCATAAACTAAGTCAATAAGgacaaattatagaaaaaccttattaCCACTCTAGATGCCACTTTTCAATGTGATCTTTATGAAACcgggtcagaacgtttatctataaaatcaaggtcaagtttataAAACTGGCCTATCTTGGGCCAAAATCTAGTTCGCTACATTAGAAAAAGTAAAGGGTTATCTACACTTTAAATGTCCCTTTAATGAAACCGGACTAGaatgtttctttataaaatctaggtcaaatgatagaactttaaaaggccatattttacacTTGATCTACACAGAGCTAACATTCTAGCCGGCCATTTGGCAttcaagaatatatttcaaaaggGTTTATTTTAAAAGGGTTTCAGGATATCATATAAATCACATCGCATTTAGCAACATACAAATAACTTTAACATATCCTGAAAAGTTGTTATAGCATTGCTTAATTCTAGAAAAAAAGCAATGCAAGTTAACGTTaacagatacagaaaatattagtttatttcagtgtaagattgaaatatttttcacaagtgaacaccacatgcaatattttcaaaagtgGTATATCCGCGATAGgatgttcatgagtgaaagatattttgatcttacatgtaaaacaaacaaattttctatttattttatgttttgactttaatatttttcactgtaaaaataCCAGATTTAtctcactctaatatttcgataatttaCTGAAAAGCATGTAATAATTTTTAGTTagtgttttataaatataaactTGATATGTAAAACCTTCGCATATGTGAGATACAAGTACTTGGTATGTTTCAAAAGTGTCCTTTTTCAACTTCGCACAGtcgaacaatatttattttatgcttttcagtgaaatactgtaatatatcagttatataacaTTGATGTTTCCAGTGTTTCAATGCAGTGAAAATAATCtgaaattctttgcaaaatatacttcaataAAGATGTAGATGTATATATATAGAATCCTAAACGAATATAAAGGTAAAGAATCTAGGCTTCATcgtaatgaaatgtaaaaaatttagaaaGTTCATAGAACTATTTGACAATTTTGAAGCATAGTAATCGTGACGTCACTTTAAAACGGGtttaatttggttaaaaccattgaaaatagtAAAATGATAAGAACATATATACACCCCGGCACAGTCATGGAAAATCGTTGTCACTTACGGTTGTAAAAAATCACTTTTGAAGCAACTCTCGTGTCGTGCTGTTTCTGTTCAATAGACATAAAACACGTAATTGGTAAACTGATTTTTACACATATGTTTACAGTTTGCactgaaaattattttgataatacttattattatgataaaatatttcttcatCTCAGTCTCTATCGTATTTTTGGTAGCTACATACATTTAGATAACCATCGACGGAATGGTTGATATACATTCATTTTGTTTCTATGTGTACACAATATTCGTGAATGTCTTCACAACCAAATGACCCTAGATATCTgtaaataatatagaacaaagaAATTGTAAATAGACTGTATTGTTTTTCCTTTGATTACTGCACTAAAGTGCATGTTTTTAGTAACAAACAGGACTTAAAATGCAATAAGCCATAGATACCCATATCCTTAGAACTGCCGGCACATTTCTATGCAATCTCGTCAAGCATACgtatatttttgacaacaaagaaaatgacgtcagacgaccttcagctttttccggaagtaaggaaaatgaaagcaaacaggctaaacttgaaaacaaaagtcgcatttgcattggtctgtAGTCAGGGGTCACACGCAGGGGTTACCCCGTCTTAATGTATGCGCGTGAAcatttttgctaatggggagtcaattttcaacaatttctaaCGATTTTAAATTatctgggctttagcacgacatgtcagcttttcatctacgaaaaacgatttgaactcggaataaacacaaatcccacagatGTCCGTAACGGAGCATGGTTATAGATCTATGGAGATTTTCGGAACCTCGTCAAATCGTTTAAAGGTCccttttgatgttgtctgaaagtgtcagtatatgcttcgtatgtaagatatttccgtattcgAGAGCTGCAGacttagacatttcagaaatattttcaaaatgaatttcgtataaAAAATGTTGATTCAGGGCcctcagacgctaatacgtttcaCTACGCTTCGGCAGCGGAAAGGttatgatttttttcattatctgaatATACCTTTTCAGAACACAAAGAACCTAAAAGCTACTCAAACACAAACTGTTGAAAATCCTACAACATTGtcagagaaagaaaaaaaaggtaatatttattttattaagtttgaAGGACTTCTCGTTAATTTTTATTGCGCAGTCTTATTACTGCAGCTCGAAAATGTTTTATTCTTAAGTATAGGCAAATGCCACTTGCTAATGCCACTTGTATGATACACCATAAGGGAAAATCTTAAGTATATATTGTAACCAATATTTGAGATAAgcaatttgtaatattttaaaatatcagcATATACTTCTGAGCTataatttgtactgaaatttcaACACAATTGCCCCTTAAGCACGTAGCAATGATAAGGTAATGTCTGTCAAATCTTTgtacaaaaagaagaaaaaatcacTCCATTTGATAACTTCAGATCACTAGAATAAGACCAGAAATAACATATCGTTCAGGCTGACATTGTGTATAAATCATATCCTGGCCGACATGGAAATGAACGAGAAAAATAATAGTTTATTTCAACCGAACATACTATGAACATCAAAAATACACATGCATCTTCACACcctttattgatatattttttcaacGCAGTTGTATATATCCAATTAAATTGTAATATACAGGAACAAATATTTTTCAGAGCTGCAGAGCTATTTGATAGACCTATATCGTAAGGATTATCTGAAGACTGATCTTTCTCCCCTTCTGCCTGGGGTAGAAATTGATTTGGAAAAAGTATACGTTCCTTTGAAAATGGAACGGCGCAGAGGTAACAGTGTTAAAACAACAAACATACACTCGCTGCATGGTGTATTTCATTGCAAACGTATTCAggcaaaaacaatttttatttccgGAGACGCTGGAATGGGTAAAACAACATTTTGCCGAAAGCTAATCTCGGAATGGTGCCATGCTCACTCAACGTCATCGGACATATCTGGGAATACACAAAAACACAGAGGTACGTTCCTAAGTATTACTTCTCAGAAAAATATTTCGGATCATACTGAATCTAGTTCTGGGAGTAGCAGTTCTGTATCAGCAGATGGGAAAATTGTAGCAGACGTACATGATACAGCTGACTTAATTGGGACAACATTAACTGATAAATATAAAGTTATGAAGCAGTTtgattttctgttctttgtttctCTTCGAGATACTTACAAAGAACGGTCAGTTGAAGAGATGACACTGAATCAGCTACTTAGAACAAAGAAAATGAGAGAACATTTCAAGTTTCTGGTAGAAAATGAGACGgagaaaattttatatattctaGACGGATTAGATGAATGGACACCCCAAACTCCATTACCAAAGCATCCGAACGTTACCAAGGGCTTGCCAGTGAGTTCTTTGGATGGACATTTTACCACTCTCTTTACAAGTCGTCCTTGGAAAGTAGAAATGTTAAGACCTAAACTAAGAGAATACGATTTTGATCTTAGCATTATAGGAATTGAGAAGACAGATTCAAAACGTCTGGTTTGGTTAATTTTTGACGAAATAATTTCGGATAAAGATGAGATTGATACCAACGCAGTAATGTTCTTGCAAGAAGTGGAGAAAATGGAAATGGAATGCCTTTGCTCTGTCCCTCTGCTGCTAAAGCTGCTCATCTGCCTTTGGGAAAAGGATCAAGAACTAGCGGACAGTCAGACAGGAATTTACAGTTCAATCATCAGCAAGTTGTGCTCTTTAGCTGTCAAGCGATTTTCAGACAATGATAAATTTCAACACTGGGTATCACAACTAGAGGGAAAAGACCGCATACTTCCTCCTAGTCTGAACCATGAGTCAGCCTTGCTGAAGTTCGCTGCGTTGATGTATACTCTTGGCAAGTTTTCATTCGAAAACATTTCTCATAAAAGCCAGGGTGGAGCTCTTGTATTTAAGGACAAAGACTTAACTGATCATGGTCTATCTGAAGCTGAATATGAATTGAGTTTGAAGATTGGTTTGCTATCAAAAAAGAAAGTTATTGGAAGCTTAAAAATGTCTCCTGTCAGATGTATCAGTTTCATGCACAAAACTTTTCAagaatattttgcagcattataCATTTCAATGGTATTTGAACAGAATAGGACAGTAGATGAAAAGGTGCGAGAATATTTTACATCGTCTGAAACCATTATGGGTCTTTTGAGGGTTATAACATTTGTCAAGGAAATGTGTCCAGCACTTATTGACAAGGCTACTGAACAAGTAGGTATAAACGAAAAAGACTTTATAATAACCATTGAAGAAAGTAAACTGACTTTGCAGGCGAACTTGAATAACAATACAAAACTCGTGGCTGAATTCTTTATGACATATCAAGTTCATGAGATTTTAGTGAAATCATCAAATTTTGGAATATATTATCTTCGACCTCAGATGGAAATGAGAAATCTTGAAGTTCTAGAATTTCACACCGTCAAAATGACATCATCCGCATTGAAGCGGATGTTAGAAAGTTTACCAGAAACATCAAGCGGTGTATCTCTGAAGTTATGCCATGTCGTTGTGAGAAACCCACGTAGCGGGCTTGATTACATCCATGTTTCAATTACTTTAAATAATCTTAAATCTATTGAAATAGATTTTATGAATATGTGTGGGATAGAGACACAGTTTTCAAAACACATGAAAACAATAGACTGTGTGAAGTATCATGAAGTCGATATGAATGAGAAAGAGCTTGAACAACTGTTGGGTAGCATTCGTGATACAGATAAAGATATTGTTCTGATGTTTAATGACATACATCTTAAAAATGTCCGCAATGAGGACAGTAATATATTATCACAGACAATAAATCGAACGACAAATTTTCAagaattttcttttgaaactaaATATCTCAAAGGAGTTACTTTCTTCTGGTCGGGAAAGCAACTTAGTTGTATGAATATGAGGTTTTCCGAAGCTACGAAGCCGGTGGATGAGCTATGTGTGTTAATGGAACGTGTTATATTAGACGGCGATCTTGCAACTATtttcacaataaaaacaaatgattcttTTCAGAAAACAAACTCGTTGAAACTAATAAACATTGAAATTAAAGACAATGTATTATGCGAACTGCTACAAAACGAGAAGATGGTTCGGCTCAGATCATTACAACTTTACAATATCACTATAACTCAAACATCAAGTCATACACAGCAGTTAGCTCTGCCATGTGAAGTATTAGGTATTAAGCGGGgaaatattttcaacaatatGTCAATACGATTTAGCAAGGCAGTGTCGTCGATATCTGTAGAAAATGTTACTATGCCAATAAAATGTTGTCTTGAACTACTTAGTGGTGTAAAAAGAGAACATTGTAAATTAGAATTAAGAAATGTATCATTCACAAACATCTTACACTCTTTACATGGTCCCAGCAACTCGGAATCAAATATAAATGGCACACTGTGTTCAGAATCCTTAGCCATATGTCAGACAGATAGAGCAGAGATCGAAAATGATTTAAACGAAGCACTTGTATGGATTATATTGGGCAGCAACATTGATTCATTTACACTGGACAGTATTTTTTGGACAAATACATGTAGCTCGGGCGAACACATTGATTTAAAAGAAGTGTACCATTCTAAATGTCAGGGTAATCTGCAAAGTAGACAAATGTTAAAGAGTTTGTATCTGAGACGAATCTCTTTGACTGAAAAGTGTTTATGCTCtttatttgattatatttctTCTGCCTCAGTCAGGCCAGCTTTGGCGTTCTTTGGTGGACCAGAAGTACATTTTGAGTTTGGTCCCGATATGACGGATATTCGCCTAGAAGATCTAACTTTGACAACGCATGCTTTCAGTGTTTTGATTGGGAGTCGGTATGGAGTCAGAAATAAATTTCGAGAAAATATCTTATCAGTTGTCCTCGACAATATTACTCTGATAGATACATTCAACTCATATACAGAAGTAACTTGTAAATTTCCAAGAATCCTAACAATTAAACGGACGAATCTTTTAGATTTAGCTGTATTATTCCGTTCAGATTCGGATGCCCTTCAATACTCAcacttaactgaaatactttttgaaaatgtcactttGACTGAGAAAGCTTTATGCAAAATGAATGAGAGTGCACGGGAAGTATTTCCTTCTGTTGAAGTGGAACTAGATGATGATAACACAGCAAATTGTAAAACTATAAAGCGGATGAGACTTCGCGGACTGGATGACCCTCTACCCGAGCTTATTGGTAGTGGTTTATTTGCATCAACAATAGATATAAAAAGGACCaacatttgatacaaaaataGGCAAATCTTGAAAAATAGTTTCGGTCTTTTCGATTAAGTTTTTGCATGTCTTTGTGAAATTGAATAACGCATTTAAGTTATGTTAAACTACACGATGTATCTTGATTTCACCACCATTTAAATTACAAATTTGCTGTCCCATGGGTATTCGTCGTGAAGTGAGATGCATAGACTGCCTCTTTGTGGAGAAGGATGACGATACGATGATTTTTGCCAATCGTTCACAAGTTAATATAAAATACTACGtgtaaaacatttacttttttattttatagacaGTGAACACAACATTGTCCATTTGTTATTTGACTTATCTCATGGGAGGGCCGTCATTAATGTTGGAAAAATCGGTTGTCATAGCCATTTGGTTTAGGTTTGAACCAGCTTGCAATATGCGTGTTTATTGTAATGTGTTGTGTCTGTCTATGTGCATTGTTTTATGCATTTACGTTAGCTAT
Above is a genomic segment from Mercenaria mercenaria strain notata unplaced genomic scaffold, MADL_Memer_1 contig_818, whole genome shotgun sequence containing:
- the LOC128554871 gene encoding uncharacterized protein LOC128554871 isoform X2; its protein translation is MQAITEKKEEALREIDQKTFESLQDIAEAKSQNTKNLKATQTQTVENPTTLSEKEKKELQSYLIDLYRKDYLKTDLSPLLPGVEIDLEKVYVPLKMERRRGNSVKTTNIHSLHGVFHCKRIQAKTIFISGDAGMGKTTFCRKLISEWCHAHSTSSDISGNTQKHRGTFLSITSQKNISDHTESSSGSSSSVSADGKIVADVHDTADLIGTTLTDKYKVMKQFDFLFFVSLRDTYKERSVEEMTLNQLLRTKKMREHFKFLVENETEKILYILDGLDEWTPQTPLPKHPNVTKGLPVSSLDGHFTTLFTSRPWKVEMLRPKLREYDFDLSIIGIEKTDSKRLVWLIFDEIISDKDEIDTNAVMFLQEVEKMEMECLCSVPLLLKLLICLWEKDQELADSQTGIYSSIISKLCSLAVKRFSDNDKFQHWVSQLEGKDRILPPSLNHESALLKFAALMYTLGKFSFENISHKSQGGALVFKDKDLTDHGLSEAEYELSLKIGLLSKKKVIGSLKMSPVRCISFMHKTFQEYFAALYISMVFEQNRTVDEKVREYFTSSETIMGLLRVITFVKEMCPALIDKATEQVGINEKDFIITIEESKLTLQANLNNNTKLVAEFFMTYQVHEILVKSSNFGIYYLRPQMEMRNLEVLEFHTVKMTSSALKRMLESLPETSSGVSLKLCHVVVRNPRSGLDYIHVSITLNNLKSIEIDFMNMCGIETQFSKHMKTIDCVKYHEVDMNEKELEQLLGSIRDTDKDIVLMFNDIHLKNVRNEDSNILSQTINRTTNFQEFSFETKYLKGVTFFWSGKQLSCMNMRFSEATKPVDELCVLMERVILDGDLATIFTIKTNDSFQKTNSLKLINIEIKDNVLCELLQNEKMVRLRSLQLYNITITQTSSHTQQLALPCEVLGIKRGNIFNNMSIRFSKAVSSISVENVTMPIKCCLELLSGVKREHCKLELRNVSFTNILHSLHGPSNSESNINGTLCSESLAICQTDRAEIENDLNEALVWIILGSNIDSFTLDSIFWTNTCSSGEHIDLKEVYHSKCQGNLQSRQMLKSLYLRRISLTEKCLCSLFDYISSASVRPALAFFGGPEVHFEFGPDMTDIRLEDLTLTTHAFSVLIGSRYGVRNKFRENILSVVLDNITLIDTFNSYTEVTCKFPRILTIKRTNLLDLAVLFRSDSDALQYSHLTEILFENVTLTEKALCKMNESAREVFPSVEVELDDDNTANCKTIKRMRLRGLDDPLPELIGSGLFASTIDIKRTNI